One Coffea arabica cultivar ET-39 chromosome 5c, Coffea Arabica ET-39 HiFi, whole genome shotgun sequence DNA window includes the following coding sequences:
- the LOC113689118 gene encoding uncharacterized protein codes for MTKPVLSDRLARWYLQFQQFEIIYVHAKAVKGQILVDFLADHPIPAEWELTDELLDEEVFMVKSRWSMYFAGAAHCNRAGAGIVFYTSETDILPYSFTLTHRCSNNVAEYQALILGLETVVDMKQLHLRVYGDSKLVVNQLLGIYDVKKPELIPYYKYARQLMGYLDNVTIEHIPRNFNQQADSLAREDWRHLIIDYLNHEKLPEDPKKRVDICRRASRFIYYKGTLYRRSFNGVFLRYLGEDETMQVMEEAHCGICDAHQSGPKLYFYIKRMGYYWSTMVKDCIDFVRRCQVCQFYGNFIHQSPEPLHPTVASWPFDAWGLDIVGPLPKSSGGHIFILVATDYFSKWAESGSSKRVYTNGSYKLVAENGLRVGPINGKYLKRYYA; via the exons ATGACAAAACCTGTACTGTCTGATCGACTCGCGAGATGGTACCTCCAGTTCCAACAATTCGAAATTATTTATGTACATGCGAAGGCTGTCAAAGGACAAATATTGGTAGACTTTTTAGCCGATCACCCCATACCTGCCGAGTGGGAGTTGACTGATGAGCTCCTCGATGAAGAAGTGTTTATGGTCAAATCCCGGTGGTCGATGTATTTCGCTGGAGCTGCTCACTGTAATAGAGCTGGTGCGGGAATTGTCTTTTATACTTCTGAAACAGATATATTGCCATACTCTTTTACTTTAACACACCGGTGTTCAAACAATGTGGCTGAATATCAGGCGTTGATTCTCGGTCTTGAAACGGTTGTAGATATGAAACAGTTGCATCTTAGAGTCTATGGTGATTCAAAATTGGTGGTAAATCAACTTCTTGGTATTTATGATGTCAAGAAACCTGAATTGATCCCATATTATAAGTATGCAAGACAACTCATGGGATATTTAGATAATGTCACTATAGAACATATCCCTAGAAATTTCAACCAACAAGCTGACTCCTTGGCAAGG GAGGATTGGCGTCACCTCATCATTGATTATCTTAATCATGAAAAATTACCAGAAGATCCTAAGAAAAGGGTTGATATATGTCGTCGAGCGTCACGTTTCATTTATTACAAAGGGACGCTTTACCGAAGATCATTCAATGGGGTGTTTCTACGATATCTTGGAGAAGATGAGACCATGCAAGTAATGGAGGAGGCTCACTGCGGGATATGTGATGCTCACCAGTCTGGCCCGAAATTATACTTTTACATTAAAAGAATGGGATACTACTGGTCAACAATGGTGAAGGACTGCATTGACTTTGTTAGAAGATGTCAAGTTTGTCAATTCTATGGCAATTTCATCCATCAATCTCCTGAACCATTGCACCCAACTGTGGCTTCTTGGCCGTTCGATGCTTGGGGTTTGGATATAGTTGGACCACTTCCAAAGTCTTCTGGTGGACACATTTTCATTTTGGTGGCGACAGATTACTTTTCAAAGTGGGCTGAAAGCGGTTCCTCTAAGAGAG TGTATACAAATGGTTCATACAAGTTGGTTGCTGAAAATGGATTAAGGGTTGGCCCCATCAATGGCAAGTACCTAAAAAGGTACTATGCGTAA